The bacterium genome contains the following window.
GCGCAGACCTTCAATGATAGCCTTACGTTGATCGGCAATACCTTTACCTTGTAAGGCTTTGCTTTGTGCATCCGCTTCCGCGGCTTTAACTTTCAAGATCCTTTCTGCTTCACCTTTTTCTGTCGCCGCCATACGCAAACGTGTCGCGGCATTGATTTCATTCATAGCTTCTTTCACCTTGGCATCGGGATCAATATCCGTTACGAGCGCTTTGAGAATATTGTAACCAAATTCTTCCATCGTATGGCCAAGTTCCTGACGCACGGCATCGGCAATTTCATCTTTTTTCTCAAACAGATCGTCCAACTTAAGCTTTGGTACACGAGCACGTACAAGATCAAATACAAATGAGGTTACCTGCTGATGAACATTCGTCAACCGATAGTAAGCATCGTATACTTTTTCCGGAATGACAAAGTATTGGACGGAAACTTTGAGATGGACGAACACATCATCTTGCGTTTTCGTTTCGACGACGACGTCCAGTTGTTGAACGCGAATAGTGATACGGGCGACCAATTTATCCAT
Protein-coding sequences here:
- a CDS encoding SPFH domain-containing protein, yielding MDPIGSLVCFGFVAFFFLILLMSSFFVIKQQTVGVIERFGKFHRMARPGLGMKVPIMDKLVARITIRVQQLDVVVETKTQDDVFVHLKVSVQYFVIPEKVYDAYYRLTNVHQQVTSFVFDLVRARVPKLKLDDLFEKKDEIADAVRQELGHTMEEFGYNILKALVTDIDPDAKVKEAMNEINAATRLRMAATEKGEAERILKVKAAEADAQSKALQGKGIADQRKAIIEGLRDSVEQFQQAVEGSTARDVMMLVLMTQYFDTLQSIGEHSQTNTILMPHSPGGLGSIADQIRDAMVTAGEVNKSKKE